Proteins from a genomic interval of Excalfactoria chinensis isolate bCotChi1 unplaced genomic scaffold, bCotChi1.hap2 Scaffold_334, whole genome shotgun sequence:
- the LOC140264890 gene encoding chromodomain-helicase-DNA-binding protein 8-like: MLYYLRQEVIGDQADKVLAGAMASEVDICFPLLDQLEIPTTWWDTEADKSLLIGVFKHGYERYNTMRADPTLCFLEKAGGPDEKAIAAEQRLDGNDGIDFDCEDPEYKPVHGAAKEGDEESDPLLLLDEEISVVDGDEGPPGPLVPWPPGSVLTARLRRLVAACQRSSHRQRLRGEKRRRRCEAACKLKEMARRQKQQRWTRREQADFYRVLSTYGVESEPESRRFRWGRFRVLARLERKTDESLTKFYHGFVAMCRQVCRLPPAPGDEPPDPSVPVTPISSDRAARCLHRLSLLRRLREQVLRHPLLPTRLALCPTPGPDLPPWWQRGRHDGELLHGVARHGLARPEAAIIGDPDFSFLASRCRFLRAQSGGGGGGGGGGVLHVGPGSMGQPHSVEDEDSEAEMGKMSATGSESSTCEEDSEEERGPALPLGPNDDDDDDDDDDEDEGGSPLPPPPPSHSAGTPPGPPRHLHEWPK, from the exons CGAGGTGGACATCTGCTTCCCATTGCTGGACCAACTGGAGATCCCCACAACCTGGTGGGACACCGAGGCCGACAAATCCCTCCTTATCGGGGTCTTCAAGCACG GGTATGAGAGGTACAACACGATGAGGGCCGACCCCACACTTTGCTTCTTGGAGAAGGCCGGGGGACCCGATGAGAAAGCCATCGCTGCTGAGCAACGCCTGGATGGCAACGATGG CATCGATTTCGACTGCGAAGACCCCGAGTACAAACCCGTCCATGGGGCGGCCAAGGAGGGGGACGAGGAG AGCGacccgctgctgctgctggatgagGAGATCTCGGTGGTGGACGGGGATGAAG GTCCTCCCGGCCCATTGGTGCCGTGGCCTCCCGGTTCGGTTCTGACGGCCCGGTTACGCCGGTTGGTCGCCGCCTGCCAACGTTCGTCTCACCGGCAACGGCTGCGGGGCGAGAAGCGCCGGCGGCGATGTGAGGCGGCCTGTAAGCTCAAGGAGATGGCCAGGAGGCAGAAACAACAGCG GTGGACGCGCCGCGAACAAGCCGACTTCTACCGCGTCCTTTCCACTTATGGGGTGGAATCCGAACCCGAAAGCCGGCGGTTCCGTTGGGGTCGGTTCCGGGTTCTGGCCCGACTGGAAAGGAAGACGGACGAGAGCTTGACCAAGTTCTACCACGGCTTCGTCGCCATGTGCCGACAGGTCTGCCGCCTGCCGCCGGCACCGGGAGACG AACCCCCCGACCCATCGGTTCCGGTGACCCCCATCTCATCGGACCGGGCCGCCCGTTGCCTCCATCGTCTCTCCCTCCTCCGTCGCCTCCGTGAGCAGGTTCTCCGTCACCCCCTCTTGCCCACCCGCTTGGCTTTGTGCCCCACACCCGGCCCCGATCTCCCCCCATGGTGGCAACGGGGCCGCCATGATGGCGAGCTCCTCCATGGGGTGGCCCGTCATGGTTTGGCCCGACCCGAAGCCGCCATCATCGGAGATCCGGATTTCTCCTTCTTGGCGTCGCGGTGTCGGTTCTTACGGGCCCAAAGTGGTGGTGGTggcggtggtggtggtgggggggtcCTCCATGTGGGGcctggatctatggggcagccccatagcGTGGAGGATGAGGATTCGGAGGCGGAGATGGGGAAGATGTCGGCAACCGGGTCCGAGTCGTCGACGTGCGAGGAGGACAGTGAGGAGGAGAGag gcccagctctgcccctcgGCCCCaacgacgacgacgacgacgatGACGACGATGACGAAGACGAGGGGGGgtctcccctcccccccccccccccatcacaCAGCGCTGGGACCCCCCCGGGACCCCCCAGGCACCTCCATGAGTGGCCTAAG